In Cyprinus carpio isolate SPL01 chromosome A1, ASM1834038v1, whole genome shotgun sequence, the following proteins share a genomic window:
- the LOC109093169 gene encoding condensin complex subunit 3-like isoform X3 → MGRGKISNINMPGDSDLEIEEAFRRAQKAHNNKAKLVASLKNRYNKLEDKTEFHEEFIRCLKYAMIIYTREPAVENVIDFVTRFAASFETPVNENPEEEEEEEDENEFLNFLLNFLLESHGANSHAVRFRACQLVNKLLGSLSENAQIDDDLWDRIHEAMLIRVTDKYPNVRIQAALAMSRLQDPSNVDCPTIKAYMLLLENDSNPEVRRAVLSCIAPSATTLSKIYKRTRDVKEKVRKLAYQVLAEKVHIRALSIAQRVSLLHEGLSDSADSVKEVVKTHLLPAWLRMQQGDVLQLLHRLDVENCAETAVTTLQAIFSMATSPDDLQNGVRLDERKLIPVDSLTCENVLYWRALCEFVKNKGNEGEELLERLLPETAIFAEYLYSYLKSITQLSEEQRADMTQLEMVMTQEFIGQQLILLVGCLDTSEEGGRKRMVAVLQEILLMPNTPTSLIGLLVEKLIGILRDDAQKIQMVAEIISDVREPILPISEPVDENEKRRQQVKLAEVRVQIMEAKQTLEECISCQDFSRAAELKDSISQLEELKNQFVLEASQSADNIKEQRVEKSDAKTLLKCLTMCAELFKQMNIKRGICPTMNALIESLILPGVSNPNPAVRNMAVICLGTAALHSKDLANTHLVLLLQITQLDEPKIRISALRALIDQLLLNGLNILQDKPAPVSQDDSNEQPEHQAEEESTVQSILKMLSEFLDSEICELRTETAEGLAKLMYCGRILSPKLLSRLVLLWYNPVTEDDQRLRHCLGVFLQLYARASRTNQECVEESFLPTMRTLFNAPVTSPLSEVDTSNVAELFVELTRPSALVQPAAVQAVSVHDSLAVRVCNEILRDISAPEVRLYCKTLSWLEINTEPGPANSDLQLLLKDILQEVKDKHSIRIIEKLCNQLNGDRCSKSAGNQDTTLQNLDDHNGGEVNKDETKAKRAKRGQKKASTAKNGKKAELSSDESDEENVPEEPPSVRPSRRAKMAAIDKTKQDLTALMNQEANSS, encoded by the exons ATGGGTCGAGGAAAGATCAG tAACATCAACATGCCTGGAGACAGTGATCTAGAGATTGAAGAGGCTTTCCGGAGAGCACAGAAAGCTCATAATAACAAGGCCAAACTTGTTGCCAGTTTGAAGAACCGATATAATAAG TTGGAAGATAAGACCGAGTTCCACGAGGAGTTCATCCGCTGCCTGAAGTATGCCATGATCATTTACACCCGAGAGCCGGCAGTGGAGAATGTCATTGATTTTGTCACAAGGTTTGCTGCTAGTTTCGAAACTCCTGTTAATGAGAAtcctgaggaggaggaggaggaggaagacgaGAATGAGTTTTTGAACTTCCTGCTCAACTTCCTGTTAGAG TCTCACGGTGCAAACAGCCATGCGGTGCGGTTTCGTGCTTGTCAGCTGGTGAACAAGCTCCTGGGCAGTCTGAGTGAGAACGCTCAGATTGATGATGATCTGTGGGATAGGATCCATGAGGCCATGCTGATCAGAGTCACAGACAAATACCCGAATGTCAGGATTCAGGCCGCACTGGCCATGTCCAGACTCCAGGACCCCAGTAACGTGGACTGCCCCACTATTAAAG CTTATATGCTGCTTTTGGAAAACGACTCAAACCCTGAAGTTAGACGAGCTGTGCTGTCTTGCATCGCTCCCTCGGCCACTACACTTTCTAAAATCTACAAGCGCACCCGGGACGTCAAAGAGAAAGTCAGGAAACTTGCTTATcag GTACTGGCAGAGAAAGTGCATATTCGAGCACTGAGCATTGCTCAGAGAGTCAGTCTATTGCATGAAGGTCTCAGTGATTCTGCAG ACTCGGTGAAGGAGGTCGTCAAGACCCATTTGCTGCCTGCTTGGCTTCGCATGCAGCAGGGAGATGTTTTGCAGTTGCTTCACAGACTGGATGTAGAGAATTGTGCAGAAACTGCAGTGACCACTTTACAAGCCATCTTTTCCATGGCAACAAGCCCCGATGACCTGCAGAACGGTGTCAGGCTGGATGAGAG GAAACTAATCCCCGTGGACTCCCTAACATGTGAAAATGTGTTGTACTGGAGAGCGTTGTGTGAGTTTGTCAAGAATAAAGGAAATGAGGGTGAGGAATTACTGGAGCGGTTACTCCCTGAGACAGCCATCTTTGCTGAGTATCTGTACAG TTATCTGAAGAGCATCACTCAGCTCTCTGAGGAGCAGAGAGCAGATATGACACAGCTTGAGATGGTGATGACCCAAGAGTTCATTGGACAGCAGTTGATTCTGCTAGTCGGGTGTCTGGACACTTCTGAAGAAGGCGGCAG GAAGCGCATGGTAGCAGTCCTGCAGGAAATTCTTCTGATGCCCAACACACCCACTTCTTTGATTGGTCTGCTAGTGGAGAAACTGATTGGAATTCTACGAGACGACGCACAGAAAATTCAGATG GTTGCTGAAATAATATCTGATGTGAGAGAGCCCATTTTGCCCATCTCTGAACCTGTGGATGAGAATGAGAAACGCAGACAACAAGTCAAA CTGGCTGAGGTTCGAGTGCAGATAATGGAGGCGAAGCAGACTCTAGAAGAATGCATCAGCTGTCAGGACTTCAGTCGCGCGGCTGAGCTGAAAGACTCCATCTCTCAGCTTGAGGAGCTCAAGAACCAGTTCGTCCTGGAGGCGTCACAGTCTGCTGACAATATCAAGGAGCAGCGTGTGGAAAAG AGTGATGCAAAGACCTTGCTGAAATGTCTGACGATGTGTGCCGAGTTGTTCAAGCAAATGAACATCAAGAGAGGAATCTGCCCTACCATGAATGCTCTGATCGAGTCACTG ATACTGCCAGGTGTGTCCAACCCTAACCCTGCGGTGCGCAACATGGCTGTCATCTGTTTGGGAACTGCTGCCCTCCACAGCAAAGACCTTGCCAACACACACCTTGTGCTGCTCTTGCAG ATCACACAGCTAGATGAGCCTAAAATCAGGATCAGTGCTCTCCGAGCTCTCATCGACCAGCTCCTGCTCAATGGCCTCAACATCCTGCAAGACAAGCCTGCTCCTGTCTCCCAAGACGACAGTAACGAGCAGCCTGAACATCAAGCTGAGGAGGAGAGTACCGTTCAGAGCATCCTGAAGATGCTCTCAGAATTCCTTGATAGTGAG ATCTGTGAGCTCCGCACAGAGACAGCAGAGGGTCTGGCCAAGTTGATGTACTGCGGGAGAATCCTGAGTCCAAAGCTGTTGTCCCGTCTGGTGCTGCTGTGGTACAATCCTGTAACAGAGGATGACCAAAGACTGCGCCACTGCCTGGGGGTGTTCTTACAGCTGTATGCCCGGGCCAGCAG AACAAATCAAGAGTGTGTGGAGGAGAGTTTTCTTCCGACCATGAGAACTCTGTTCAACGCTCCTGTGACCTCTCCATTGTCTGAGGTAGACACATCCAACGTGGCTGAACTGTTCGTTGAACTCACTCGACCCAGCGCTCTTGTGCAGCCTGCTGCCGTACAG gccgTGTCCGTGCATGACTCCCTGGCAGTGCGTGTCTGTAATGAAATCTTGCGAGACATTTCTGCTCCCGAGGTGCGTCTCTACTGTAAAACTCTCAGCTGGCTGGAGATCAACACTGAACCTGGACCAGCTAACAGTGATTTGCAACTCCTGTTAAAAGACATTTTACAG GAAGTAAAAGATAAGCACAGTATAAGGATTATTGAAAAGCTTTGTAACCAGCTAAATGGGGATCGTTGTTCAAAATCAGCCGGTAACCAGGACACAACTTTGCAGAACTTGGATGACCACAATGGAGGAG AGGTGAACAAAGATGAGACAAAAGCTAAACGTGCAAAAAGAG GCCAGAAAAAAGCTTCCACTGCAAAGAATGGCAAGAAAGCAGAGTTGTCCTCTGATGAAAG TGATGAAGAGAATGTTCCCGAGGAGCCTCCGTCAGTAAGACCGAGTCGCCGTGCCAAGATGGCTGCGATAGATAAAACAAAGCAGGATCTGACTGCCCTTATGAACCAGGAGGCCAATAGTTCTTAA
- the LOC109093169 gene encoding condensin complex subunit 3-like isoform X2, whose product MPGDSDLEIEEAFRRAQKAHNNKAKLVASLKNRYNKLEDKTEFHEEFIRCLKYAMIIYTREPAVENVIDFVTRFAASFETPVNENPEEEEEEEDENEFLNFLLNFLLESHGANSHAVRFRACQLVNKLLGSLSENAQIDDDLWDRIHEAMLIRVTDKYPNVRIQAALAMSRLQDPSNVDCPTIKAYMLLLENDSNPEVRRAVLSCIAPSATTLSKIYKRTRDVKEKVRKLAYQVLAEKVHIRALSIAQRVSLLHEGLSDSADSVKEVVKTHLLPAWLRMQQGDVLQLLHRLDVENCAETAVTTLQAIFSMATSPDDLQNGVRLDERKLIPVDSLTCENVLYWRALCEFVKNKGNEGEELLERLLPETAIFAEYLYSYLKSITQLSEEQRADMTQLEMVMTQEFIGQQLILLVGCLDTSEEGGRKRMVAVLQEILLMPNTPTSLIGLLVEKLIGILRDDAQKIQMVAEIISDVREPILPISEPVDENEKRRQQVKLAEVRVQIMEAKQTLEECISCQDFSRAAELKDSISQLEELKNQFVLEASQSADNIKEQRVEKFPQKYDAAQLMMSDAKTLLKCLTMCAELFKQMNIKRGICPTMNALIESLILPGVSNPNPAVRNMAVICLGTAALHSKDLANTHLVLLLQITQLDEPKIRISALRALIDQLLLNGLNILQDKPAPVSQDDSNEQPEHQAEEESTVQSILKMLSEFLDSEICELRTETAEGLAKLMYCGRILSPKLLSRLVLLWYNPVTEDDQRLRHCLGVFLQLYARASRTNQECVEESFLPTMRTLFNAPVTSPLSEVDTSNVAELFVELTRPSALVQPAAVQAVSVHDSLAVRVCNEILRDISAPEVRLYCKTLSWLEINTEPGPANSDLQLLLKDILQEVKDKHSIRIIEKLCNQLNGDRCSKSAGNQDTTLQNLDDHNGGEVNKDETKAKRAKRGQKKASTAKNGKKAELSSDESDEENVPEEPPSVRPSRRAKMAAIDKTKQDLTALMNQEANSS is encoded by the exons ATGCCTGGAGACAGTGATCTAGAGATTGAAGAGGCTTTCCGGAGAGCACAGAAAGCTCATAATAACAAGGCCAAACTTGTTGCCAGTTTGAAGAACCGATATAATAAG TTGGAAGATAAGACCGAGTTCCACGAGGAGTTCATCCGCTGCCTGAAGTATGCCATGATCATTTACACCCGAGAGCCGGCAGTGGAGAATGTCATTGATTTTGTCACAAGGTTTGCTGCTAGTTTCGAAACTCCTGTTAATGAGAAtcctgaggaggaggaggaggaggaagacgaGAATGAGTTTTTGAACTTCCTGCTCAACTTCCTGTTAGAG TCTCACGGTGCAAACAGCCATGCGGTGCGGTTTCGTGCTTGTCAGCTGGTGAACAAGCTCCTGGGCAGTCTGAGTGAGAACGCTCAGATTGATGATGATCTGTGGGATAGGATCCATGAGGCCATGCTGATCAGAGTCACAGACAAATACCCGAATGTCAGGATTCAGGCCGCACTGGCCATGTCCAGACTCCAGGACCCCAGTAACGTGGACTGCCCCACTATTAAAG CTTATATGCTGCTTTTGGAAAACGACTCAAACCCTGAAGTTAGACGAGCTGTGCTGTCTTGCATCGCTCCCTCGGCCACTACACTTTCTAAAATCTACAAGCGCACCCGGGACGTCAAAGAGAAAGTCAGGAAACTTGCTTATcag GTACTGGCAGAGAAAGTGCATATTCGAGCACTGAGCATTGCTCAGAGAGTCAGTCTATTGCATGAAGGTCTCAGTGATTCTGCAG ACTCGGTGAAGGAGGTCGTCAAGACCCATTTGCTGCCTGCTTGGCTTCGCATGCAGCAGGGAGATGTTTTGCAGTTGCTTCACAGACTGGATGTAGAGAATTGTGCAGAAACTGCAGTGACCACTTTACAAGCCATCTTTTCCATGGCAACAAGCCCCGATGACCTGCAGAACGGTGTCAGGCTGGATGAGAG GAAACTAATCCCCGTGGACTCCCTAACATGTGAAAATGTGTTGTACTGGAGAGCGTTGTGTGAGTTTGTCAAGAATAAAGGAAATGAGGGTGAGGAATTACTGGAGCGGTTACTCCCTGAGACAGCCATCTTTGCTGAGTATCTGTACAG TTATCTGAAGAGCATCACTCAGCTCTCTGAGGAGCAGAGAGCAGATATGACACAGCTTGAGATGGTGATGACCCAAGAGTTCATTGGACAGCAGTTGATTCTGCTAGTCGGGTGTCTGGACACTTCTGAAGAAGGCGGCAG GAAGCGCATGGTAGCAGTCCTGCAGGAAATTCTTCTGATGCCCAACACACCCACTTCTTTGATTGGTCTGCTAGTGGAGAAACTGATTGGAATTCTACGAGACGACGCACAGAAAATTCAGATG GTTGCTGAAATAATATCTGATGTGAGAGAGCCCATTTTGCCCATCTCTGAACCTGTGGATGAGAATGAGAAACGCAGACAACAAGTCAAA CTGGCTGAGGTTCGAGTGCAGATAATGGAGGCGAAGCAGACTCTAGAAGAATGCATCAGCTGTCAGGACTTCAGTCGCGCGGCTGAGCTGAAAGACTCCATCTCTCAGCTTGAGGAGCTCAAGAACCAGTTCGTCCTGGAGGCGTCACAGTCTGCTGACAATATCAAGGAGCAGCGTGTGGAAAAG tttccacaaaaatatgatgcaGCACAACTGATGatg AGTGATGCAAAGACCTTGCTGAAATGTCTGACGATGTGTGCCGAGTTGTTCAAGCAAATGAACATCAAGAGAGGAATCTGCCCTACCATGAATGCTCTGATCGAGTCACTG ATACTGCCAGGTGTGTCCAACCCTAACCCTGCGGTGCGCAACATGGCTGTCATCTGTTTGGGAACTGCTGCCCTCCACAGCAAAGACCTTGCCAACACACACCTTGTGCTGCTCTTGCAG ATCACACAGCTAGATGAGCCTAAAATCAGGATCAGTGCTCTCCGAGCTCTCATCGACCAGCTCCTGCTCAATGGCCTCAACATCCTGCAAGACAAGCCTGCTCCTGTCTCCCAAGACGACAGTAACGAGCAGCCTGAACATCAAGCTGAGGAGGAGAGTACCGTTCAGAGCATCCTGAAGATGCTCTCAGAATTCCTTGATAGTGAG ATCTGTGAGCTCCGCACAGAGACAGCAGAGGGTCTGGCCAAGTTGATGTACTGCGGGAGAATCCTGAGTCCAAAGCTGTTGTCCCGTCTGGTGCTGCTGTGGTACAATCCTGTAACAGAGGATGACCAAAGACTGCGCCACTGCCTGGGGGTGTTCTTACAGCTGTATGCCCGGGCCAGCAG AACAAATCAAGAGTGTGTGGAGGAGAGTTTTCTTCCGACCATGAGAACTCTGTTCAACGCTCCTGTGACCTCTCCATTGTCTGAGGTAGACACATCCAACGTGGCTGAACTGTTCGTTGAACTCACTCGACCCAGCGCTCTTGTGCAGCCTGCTGCCGTACAG gccgTGTCCGTGCATGACTCCCTGGCAGTGCGTGTCTGTAATGAAATCTTGCGAGACATTTCTGCTCCCGAGGTGCGTCTCTACTGTAAAACTCTCAGCTGGCTGGAGATCAACACTGAACCTGGACCAGCTAACAGTGATTTGCAACTCCTGTTAAAAGACATTTTACAG GAAGTAAAAGATAAGCACAGTATAAGGATTATTGAAAAGCTTTGTAACCAGCTAAATGGGGATCGTTGTTCAAAATCAGCCGGTAACCAGGACACAACTTTGCAGAACTTGGATGACCACAATGGAGGAG AGGTGAACAAAGATGAGACAAAAGCTAAACGTGCAAAAAGAG GCCAGAAAAAAGCTTCCACTGCAAAGAATGGCAAGAAAGCAGAGTTGTCCTCTGATGAAAG TGATGAAGAGAATGTTCCCGAGGAGCCTCCGTCAGTAAGACCGAGTCGCCGTGCCAAGATGGCTGCGATAGATAAAACAAAGCAGGATCTGACTGCCCTTATGAACCAGGAGGCCAATAGTTCTTAA
- the LOC109093169 gene encoding condensin complex subunit 3-like isoform X1, with the protein MGRGKISNINMPGDSDLEIEEAFRRAQKAHNNKAKLVASLKNRYNKLEDKTEFHEEFIRCLKYAMIIYTREPAVENVIDFVTRFAASFETPVNENPEEEEEEEDENEFLNFLLNFLLESHGANSHAVRFRACQLVNKLLGSLSENAQIDDDLWDRIHEAMLIRVTDKYPNVRIQAALAMSRLQDPSNVDCPTIKAYMLLLENDSNPEVRRAVLSCIAPSATTLSKIYKRTRDVKEKVRKLAYQVLAEKVHIRALSIAQRVSLLHEGLSDSADSVKEVVKTHLLPAWLRMQQGDVLQLLHRLDVENCAETAVTTLQAIFSMATSPDDLQNGVRLDERKLIPVDSLTCENVLYWRALCEFVKNKGNEGEELLERLLPETAIFAEYLYSYLKSITQLSEEQRADMTQLEMVMTQEFIGQQLILLVGCLDTSEEGGRKRMVAVLQEILLMPNTPTSLIGLLVEKLIGILRDDAQKIQMVAEIISDVREPILPISEPVDENEKRRQQVKLAEVRVQIMEAKQTLEECISCQDFSRAAELKDSISQLEELKNQFVLEASQSADNIKEQRVEKFPQKYDAAQLMMSDAKTLLKCLTMCAELFKQMNIKRGICPTMNALIESLILPGVSNPNPAVRNMAVICLGTAALHSKDLANTHLVLLLQITQLDEPKIRISALRALIDQLLLNGLNILQDKPAPVSQDDSNEQPEHQAEEESTVQSILKMLSEFLDSEICELRTETAEGLAKLMYCGRILSPKLLSRLVLLWYNPVTEDDQRLRHCLGVFLQLYARASRTNQECVEESFLPTMRTLFNAPVTSPLSEVDTSNVAELFVELTRPSALVQPAAVQAVSVHDSLAVRVCNEILRDISAPEVRLYCKTLSWLEINTEPGPANSDLQLLLKDILQEVKDKHSIRIIEKLCNQLNGDRCSKSAGNQDTTLQNLDDHNGGEVNKDETKAKRAKRGQKKASTAKNGKKAELSSDESDEENVPEEPPSVRPSRRAKMAAIDKTKQDLTALMNQEANSS; encoded by the exons ATGGGTCGAGGAAAGATCAG tAACATCAACATGCCTGGAGACAGTGATCTAGAGATTGAAGAGGCTTTCCGGAGAGCACAGAAAGCTCATAATAACAAGGCCAAACTTGTTGCCAGTTTGAAGAACCGATATAATAAG TTGGAAGATAAGACCGAGTTCCACGAGGAGTTCATCCGCTGCCTGAAGTATGCCATGATCATTTACACCCGAGAGCCGGCAGTGGAGAATGTCATTGATTTTGTCACAAGGTTTGCTGCTAGTTTCGAAACTCCTGTTAATGAGAAtcctgaggaggaggaggaggaggaagacgaGAATGAGTTTTTGAACTTCCTGCTCAACTTCCTGTTAGAG TCTCACGGTGCAAACAGCCATGCGGTGCGGTTTCGTGCTTGTCAGCTGGTGAACAAGCTCCTGGGCAGTCTGAGTGAGAACGCTCAGATTGATGATGATCTGTGGGATAGGATCCATGAGGCCATGCTGATCAGAGTCACAGACAAATACCCGAATGTCAGGATTCAGGCCGCACTGGCCATGTCCAGACTCCAGGACCCCAGTAACGTGGACTGCCCCACTATTAAAG CTTATATGCTGCTTTTGGAAAACGACTCAAACCCTGAAGTTAGACGAGCTGTGCTGTCTTGCATCGCTCCCTCGGCCACTACACTTTCTAAAATCTACAAGCGCACCCGGGACGTCAAAGAGAAAGTCAGGAAACTTGCTTATcag GTACTGGCAGAGAAAGTGCATATTCGAGCACTGAGCATTGCTCAGAGAGTCAGTCTATTGCATGAAGGTCTCAGTGATTCTGCAG ACTCGGTGAAGGAGGTCGTCAAGACCCATTTGCTGCCTGCTTGGCTTCGCATGCAGCAGGGAGATGTTTTGCAGTTGCTTCACAGACTGGATGTAGAGAATTGTGCAGAAACTGCAGTGACCACTTTACAAGCCATCTTTTCCATGGCAACAAGCCCCGATGACCTGCAGAACGGTGTCAGGCTGGATGAGAG GAAACTAATCCCCGTGGACTCCCTAACATGTGAAAATGTGTTGTACTGGAGAGCGTTGTGTGAGTTTGTCAAGAATAAAGGAAATGAGGGTGAGGAATTACTGGAGCGGTTACTCCCTGAGACAGCCATCTTTGCTGAGTATCTGTACAG TTATCTGAAGAGCATCACTCAGCTCTCTGAGGAGCAGAGAGCAGATATGACACAGCTTGAGATGGTGATGACCCAAGAGTTCATTGGACAGCAGTTGATTCTGCTAGTCGGGTGTCTGGACACTTCTGAAGAAGGCGGCAG GAAGCGCATGGTAGCAGTCCTGCAGGAAATTCTTCTGATGCCCAACACACCCACTTCTTTGATTGGTCTGCTAGTGGAGAAACTGATTGGAATTCTACGAGACGACGCACAGAAAATTCAGATG GTTGCTGAAATAATATCTGATGTGAGAGAGCCCATTTTGCCCATCTCTGAACCTGTGGATGAGAATGAGAAACGCAGACAACAAGTCAAA CTGGCTGAGGTTCGAGTGCAGATAATGGAGGCGAAGCAGACTCTAGAAGAATGCATCAGCTGTCAGGACTTCAGTCGCGCGGCTGAGCTGAAAGACTCCATCTCTCAGCTTGAGGAGCTCAAGAACCAGTTCGTCCTGGAGGCGTCACAGTCTGCTGACAATATCAAGGAGCAGCGTGTGGAAAAG tttccacaaaaatatgatgcaGCACAACTGATGatg AGTGATGCAAAGACCTTGCTGAAATGTCTGACGATGTGTGCCGAGTTGTTCAAGCAAATGAACATCAAGAGAGGAATCTGCCCTACCATGAATGCTCTGATCGAGTCACTG ATACTGCCAGGTGTGTCCAACCCTAACCCTGCGGTGCGCAACATGGCTGTCATCTGTTTGGGAACTGCTGCCCTCCACAGCAAAGACCTTGCCAACACACACCTTGTGCTGCTCTTGCAG ATCACACAGCTAGATGAGCCTAAAATCAGGATCAGTGCTCTCCGAGCTCTCATCGACCAGCTCCTGCTCAATGGCCTCAACATCCTGCAAGACAAGCCTGCTCCTGTCTCCCAAGACGACAGTAACGAGCAGCCTGAACATCAAGCTGAGGAGGAGAGTACCGTTCAGAGCATCCTGAAGATGCTCTCAGAATTCCTTGATAGTGAG ATCTGTGAGCTCCGCACAGAGACAGCAGAGGGTCTGGCCAAGTTGATGTACTGCGGGAGAATCCTGAGTCCAAAGCTGTTGTCCCGTCTGGTGCTGCTGTGGTACAATCCTGTAACAGAGGATGACCAAAGACTGCGCCACTGCCTGGGGGTGTTCTTACAGCTGTATGCCCGGGCCAGCAG AACAAATCAAGAGTGTGTGGAGGAGAGTTTTCTTCCGACCATGAGAACTCTGTTCAACGCTCCTGTGACCTCTCCATTGTCTGAGGTAGACACATCCAACGTGGCTGAACTGTTCGTTGAACTCACTCGACCCAGCGCTCTTGTGCAGCCTGCTGCCGTACAG gccgTGTCCGTGCATGACTCCCTGGCAGTGCGTGTCTGTAATGAAATCTTGCGAGACATTTCTGCTCCCGAGGTGCGTCTCTACTGTAAAACTCTCAGCTGGCTGGAGATCAACACTGAACCTGGACCAGCTAACAGTGATTTGCAACTCCTGTTAAAAGACATTTTACAG GAAGTAAAAGATAAGCACAGTATAAGGATTATTGAAAAGCTTTGTAACCAGCTAAATGGGGATCGTTGTTCAAAATCAGCCGGTAACCAGGACACAACTTTGCAGAACTTGGATGACCACAATGGAGGAG AGGTGAACAAAGATGAGACAAAAGCTAAACGTGCAAAAAGAG GCCAGAAAAAAGCTTCCACTGCAAAGAATGGCAAGAAAGCAGAGTTGTCCTCTGATGAAAG TGATGAAGAGAATGTTCCCGAGGAGCCTCCGTCAGTAAGACCGAGTCGCCGTGCCAAGATGGCTGCGATAGATAAAACAAAGCAGGATCTGACTGCCCTTATGAACCAGGAGGCCAATAGTTCTTAA